One genomic segment of Erythrobacter sp. THAF29 includes these proteins:
- the ahpF gene encoding alkyl hydroperoxide reductase subunit F has protein sequence MLDANMQTQLKQYLANLREPIELVASLDDSEKSAQTRELLTEIAALHDMVSAQFDGTHERRPSFIIRRASDADKWVRFAGLPMGHEFTSLVLALLWAGGHPPKIDADLIEQVRALEGDYDFEMFFSLSCHNCPDVVQALTLMALENPRITATLIEGGTFQDEVEARGVLAVPATFLNGESFYNGKMELAEILSKLDSGADAKAAEKMSAKEPFEVLVIGGGPAGAAAAVYTARKGFRTGIAADRFGGQLQDTLGIENLPGTSYTEGPKLSEDLKKQVRDNEIDLMDLARATQLKPASEAGGMHEIVMANGATIKARALILATGARWKNLGVPGEAEYRNKGVAYCPHCDGPLFKGKRIAVVGGGNSGVEAAIDLAKIVGHVTLIEFDAKLRADEVLQRKLRSLPNVEIITNGQTTEITGDGSRVNGLVFKDRTSGDEHRIELEGVFVQIGLVPNTEWLEGSGLELSQYGEIVIDEEGATNLPGIYAAGDATTVPHKQIVVAMGEGSKAALGAFDYLIRNEPVDEIAAAA, from the coding sequence ATGCTCGATGCGAACATGCAGACCCAGCTTAAGCAATATCTCGCCAACCTGCGCGAGCCGATCGAACTCGTTGCGTCGCTCGATGACAGCGAGAAGAGCGCGCAGACGCGTGAGCTGCTGACGGAGATCGCCGCGCTTCACGATATGGTGAGCGCGCAGTTCGACGGCACGCACGAGCGCAGGCCCAGCTTCATCATCCGGCGCGCTTCGGATGCAGACAAATGGGTGCGTTTCGCAGGTTTGCCGATGGGCCATGAGTTTACGAGCCTGGTGCTTGCGCTTCTCTGGGCAGGCGGGCATCCCCCCAAGATCGACGCCGACCTCATCGAACAAGTCCGCGCATTGGAAGGCGATTACGATTTCGAGATGTTCTTCTCGCTCTCGTGCCACAATTGCCCCGACGTGGTGCAGGCTCTGACGCTGATGGCGCTCGAAAACCCGCGCATCACCGCGACGCTGATCGAAGGCGGCACGTTCCAGGACGAAGTCGAGGCACGCGGCGTGCTCGCGGTCCCTGCAACCTTCCTCAACGGCGAAAGCTTCTACAACGGTAAGATGGAATTGGCCGAGATCTTGTCGAAGCTCGACAGCGGCGCCGATGCCAAGGCGGCAGAGAAGATGTCGGCCAAAGAACCTTTCGAAGTGCTCGTCATCGGCGGCGGCCCCGCGGGCGCAGCAGCCGCGGTCTATACTGCGCGCAAGGGCTTCAGGACCGGCATCGCAGCCGATCGTTTCGGCGGGCAGCTTCAGGACACGCTCGGCATCGAGAACCTTCCCGGCACGAGCTACACCGAAGGCCCGAAACTCTCGGAAGACCTCAAGAAACAGGTTCGCGACAACGAGATCGACCTCATGGACCTCGCCCGCGCAACCCAGCTCAAGCCTGCGAGCGAAGCGGGCGGCATGCATGAGATCGTGATGGCGAACGGTGCGACGATCAAAGCGCGCGCTCTCATTCTCGCGACCGGCGCGCGCTGGAAGAACCTTGGCGTCCCGGGTGAAGCCGAATATCGGAACAAAGGCGTAGCCTATTGTCCGCATTGCGACGGACCGCTGTTCAAGGGCAAGCGGATCGCGGTTGTCGGCGGCGGCAACTCGGGCGTCGAAGCCGCGATCGACCTTGCAAAGATCGTCGGCCACGTGACGCTGATAGAGTTTGACGCCAAGCTGCGCGCTGACGAAGTTCTGCAACGCAAATTGCGTTCGCTCCCCAATGTCGAGATTATCACGAACGGTCAGACGACCGAGATCACTGGTGATGGCTCGCGTGTCAACGGGCTCGTTTTCAAGGATCGGACCAGCGGAGACGAACACCGCATCGAGCTTGAAGGAGTTTTTGTCCAGATCGGACTCGTGCCCAACACCGAATGGCTCGAAGGCAGCGGACTCGAACTGTCGCAATACGGCGAGATCGTGATCGACGAGGAAGGGGCAACCAACCTTCCCGGTATCTACGCCGCTGGCGATGCCACAACCGTTCCGCACAAGCAGATCGTGGTCGCGATGGGCGAAGGTTCGAAAGCCGCACTCGGCGCATTCGATTACCTGATCCGTAACGAGCCGGTGGACGAGATCGCAGCAGCCGCCTGA
- the katG gene encoding catalase/peroxidase HPI codes for MDAKTGDMSGGCPFHGNAELRTLLGRTNKDWWPEATQLDILTEQGKSANPYGEDFDYAEAFNALDYNALKEDLTALMTDSQDWWPADYGHYGPFFIRMAWHAAGTYRTGDGRGGAGSGQQRFAPLNSWPDNGNLDKARRLLWPIKQKYGKNISWADLFILTGNVAIESMGGPVFGFGGGRADVFEPESVYWGTEEQWVNEGVATRIEPKEGRALENPLAAIQMGLIYVNPEGPQGNPHDSEGMARDMRETFARMAMNDEETVALTAGGHAFGKAHGAKPADTFGGAPESEALELQGFGWLHDEEEIAKGHITTSGIEGPWTPNPTEWGNDYFRLLFKYDYELVQSPAGANQWQPVNPDPEDMAPDARDPSKKVPTMMTTADMALKRDPEYRKISERFLNDQAALDDAFARAWFKLCHRDMGPKVRYLGPEVPEEDLIWQDPIPAGTPVSESDVSVFKSKVLDSGLSVSELVKAAWASASTYRNSDHRGGANGAHIRFDAIKNWPVNDPEELGKVLAKLDELRGSISMADAIVLGGAAAVEKAAKDAGFDINVNVTTGRGDAREEQFDAESFQPLEPFADGFRNYLKTKANVRTEDMLIDKSHLLGLSIPEMTVLVGGMRALGANTGNTKHGVFTDRVGQLTPDFFSNLLDMSTKWKAVDGSGDEEYVGFDRKSGEERYRATRTDLVFGSNSQLRAQAEVYAENGAEEKFVHDFVSAWTKVMDADRFDLSYAKYH; via the coding sequence ATGGACGCGAAGACAGGTGATATGAGTGGTGGATGTCCGTTTCACGGCAACGCGGAATTGCGCACGCTGTTGGGCCGGACAAATAAGGATTGGTGGCCAGAGGCGACCCAGCTCGATATTCTCACCGAGCAAGGCAAGAGCGCCAATCCCTATGGCGAAGACTTCGACTATGCCGAGGCGTTCAATGCACTCGATTACAACGCGCTAAAGGAAGACCTCACGGCGCTGATGACCGACAGTCAGGACTGGTGGCCGGCCGATTATGGCCACTACGGTCCGTTCTTCATCCGCATGGCCTGGCATGCAGCAGGCACCTATCGCACCGGTGATGGACGCGGCGGTGCGGGCAGCGGACAGCAGCGCTTTGCGCCGCTCAACAGCTGGCCCGACAACGGCAACCTGGACAAGGCGCGCCGCCTGCTCTGGCCGATCAAGCAGAAGTACGGAAAGAACATCAGCTGGGCCGACTTGTTCATTCTCACCGGAAATGTCGCGATCGAAAGCATGGGCGGTCCGGTATTCGGTTTCGGTGGGGGCCGAGCAGACGTCTTTGAGCCCGAAAGCGTGTATTGGGGCACCGAAGAACAATGGGTGAATGAAGGCGTTGCAACGCGCATAGAGCCCAAGGAAGGGAGGGCGCTCGAAAATCCGCTCGCGGCGATCCAGATGGGTCTCATCTATGTCAATCCCGAAGGGCCGCAGGGCAATCCGCATGACTCCGAAGGCATGGCGCGCGACATGCGCGAAACATTCGCCCGGATGGCAATGAACGACGAGGAAACCGTCGCGTTGACCGCTGGCGGCCACGCATTCGGCAAGGCGCACGGCGCGAAGCCAGCAGACACCTTTGGCGGCGCTCCCGAAAGCGAAGCGCTGGAGCTGCAAGGTTTCGGCTGGCTCCATGATGAAGAAGAAATCGCAAAGGGCCACATTACAACTTCGGGGATCGAAGGCCCGTGGACCCCGAACCCCACCGAATGGGGCAACGACTACTTCCGCCTGCTGTTCAAGTACGATTATGAACTCGTTCAGAGCCCTGCAGGTGCAAACCAGTGGCAACCGGTCAACCCCGACCCCGAAGACATGGCGCCCGATGCGCGCGACCCTTCGAAGAAGGTACCGACCATGATGACCACAGCCGACATGGCGCTGAAGCGCGATCCGGAATACCGCAAGATTTCCGAACGCTTTCTCAACGACCAGGCGGCGCTCGACGATGCCTTCGCGCGCGCATGGTTCAAGCTGTGCCACCGCGATATGGGTCCGAAGGTCCGCTACCTTGGTCCAGAAGTGCCGGAAGAAGACCTGATCTGGCAGGACCCGATCCCGGCAGGAACGCCGGTTTCCGAGAGCGACGTGTCGGTCTTCAAGTCGAAGGTGCTGGACAGCGGCCTGTCAGTCAGCGAGCTGGTCAAGGCGGCGTGGGCCTCCGCATCCACCTACCGCAATTCGGACCATCGCGGCGGCGCGAACGGTGCGCACATCCGTTTCGATGCAATAAAGAACTGGCCGGTCAACGATCCTGAAGAACTAGGCAAGGTGCTTGCCAAGCTCGATGAACTGCGCGGCTCGATCTCGATGGCAGACGCCATCGTGCTCGGCGGCGCGGCTGCGGTTGAGAAAGCGGCAAAGGATGCGGGCTTTGACATCAACGTCAATGTCACCACCGGTCGCGGCGACGCCAGGGAAGAGCAGTTCGATGCGGAAAGCTTCCAGCCGCTCGAGCCGTTCGCCGACGGGTTCCGCAATTACCTCAAGACGAAGGCGAATGTCCGCACCGAAGACATGCTGATCGACAAGTCGCACCTACTGGGTCTGTCGATCCCCGAAATGACCGTCCTGGTAGGCGGAATGCGGGCCCTGGGTGCGAACACCGGTAACACGAAGCACGGTGTCTTCACCGACCGTGTGGGCCAACTCACGCCGGATTTCTTCTCGAACCTGCTCGACATGAGTACCAAATGGAAAGCGGTCGACGGGTCGGGTGACGAGGAATATGTCGGTTTCGACCGCAAATCGGGGGAGGAACGCTACCGCGCGACCCGCACCGACCTCGTCTTCGGCTCCAATTCGCAACTCCGCGCGCAGGCCGAGGTCTACGCTGAAAATGGCGCAGAAGAGAAGTTCGTCCACGACTTCGTTTCTGCATGGACCAAGGTGATGGACGCCGACCGTTTCGACCTCAGCTACGCCAAGTATCACTGA
- a CDS encoding Pr6Pr family membrane protein, whose protein sequence is MTDKAPRTGRWIAATIALLVFASYTIETTLGEGTVLENAAGLLRFFTIWGNVAAAFAMGAIALGRTVPRGVMAAIATALTVIGLVYWGLLAGDHQPEGIGRITNQVFHTVTPIAFIGWWLAFTPRAHRILPLVPAIMVPPLSYGAFAFVLGELTGFYAYFFLDLPQLGWAQFLVNNAGLAVLFASLGAGLLGLKRLINRAL, encoded by the coding sequence ATGACGGATAAAGCACCCAGGACAGGTCGCTGGATTGCGGCGACAATCGCACTGCTCGTGTTCGCATCCTACACGATTGAGACGACGCTGGGGGAAGGGACAGTGCTGGAAAATGCAGCCGGTCTGCTGCGTTTCTTCACGATCTGGGGCAACGTCGCTGCGGCTTTCGCAATGGGAGCGATTGCCTTGGGACGCACGGTCCCACGCGGCGTTATGGCGGCTATCGCGACTGCACTGACTGTTATCGGCCTTGTCTATTGGGGATTGCTGGCCGGCGACCACCAGCCCGAAGGCATTGGTCGGATCACCAACCAGGTGTTTCACACCGTGACACCTATCGCATTCATCGGTTGGTGGCTGGCCTTTACCCCGCGTGCTCACCGCATCCTGCCACTTGTTCCAGCCATCATGGTCCCGCCGCTGTCCTATGGGGCGTTTGCGTTTGTGCTCGGCGAGCTGACCGGATTTTATGCCTACTTCTTCCTCGACCTACCGCAGCTTGGCTGGGCGCAGTTTCTTGTGAACAATGCCGGACTGGCGGTGCTTTTCGCGTCCCTTGGGGCGGGCCTGCTCGGGCTCAAGCGCCTCATTAACCGGGCCCTTTAG
- a CDS encoding LytTR family DNA-binding domain-containing protein → MDGELQSSSAATKRPLARKLVIDLSVMTVIGVMLALIGPFGSFGDPLAIRLMVWVGLAYAGYFIYSPVGWVVERMTAALDLPRVFLWVAGTLIATVPMAIVVWSLNQLNSPVYRVPGAEEALTHYAYVLIIGAGITLLFNVIELSGNAKVESASVPTPAPPASISEPRTAISPLLASLPDHLGSDIIALEMEDHYCRVHTALGSELVLTRLRDAMTQIDGIEGMQVHRSWWVARGAVEDIVRDGRNMRLKLARDVEAPVSRAKVSQLKAAGWI, encoded by the coding sequence ATGGACGGTGAATTGCAGTCTTCTTCGGCGGCCACGAAGCGACCGCTGGCGCGCAAACTGGTGATCGATCTTTCGGTCATGACGGTGATCGGCGTGATGCTTGCCTTGATCGGGCCCTTCGGCAGTTTTGGCGATCCGCTCGCGATCCGGCTGATGGTCTGGGTCGGGCTCGCTTATGCGGGCTATTTCATCTACTCGCCCGTCGGCTGGGTCGTGGAGCGGATGACAGCCGCGCTCGACCTTCCGAGGGTATTTCTATGGGTTGCAGGCACTCTGATCGCGACGGTTCCGATGGCAATCGTCGTCTGGTCGCTCAACCAGTTGAACTCTCCAGTCTATCGCGTACCCGGTGCCGAAGAAGCGCTGACACACTATGCCTATGTGCTCATAATCGGAGCGGGGATCACGCTGCTTTTCAACGTGATCGAGTTATCCGGAAATGCGAAGGTCGAATCCGCATCGGTGCCGACACCGGCCCCACCCGCGTCGATTTCCGAACCGAGAACTGCGATTTCGCCCCTTCTTGCATCGCTCCCGGACCATCTGGGCAGCGACATCATCGCGCTCGAGATGGAGGACCATTATTGCCGCGTCCACACCGCGCTTGGCTCTGAACTGGTGCTGACGCGGCTGCGTGACGCCATGACCCAGATTGACGGTATCGAAGGCATGCAAGTCCACCGCAGCTGGTGGGTCGCGCGCGGCGCGGTTGAAGACATAGTGCGCGATGGACGAAATATGAGGCTCAAGCTCGCTCGCGATGTCGAGGCTCCGGTGAGCCGTGCAAAGGTCAGCCAACTGAAGGCGGCTGGCTGGATCTGA
- a CDS encoding DUF2306 domain-containing protein, whose translation MTAATADRLQFFNPFHRPAGTLDLSPLTRGLVIVSGTLMTAICFVAIGRAMLGLSGELPHLRHFVIVFHVSTVLPCVPLGLYLLLAPKGTALHKQLGKLWVALMVITSLSTLFIRPGMELSWIHIFVPITLRASYLIIAKARRGDMKGHRNEIVSLYLGALMIPGIWAFIIKGRLMNVMLLGS comes from the coding sequence ATGACCGCTGCAACAGCCGACCGCCTGCAATTCTTCAATCCCTTCCACCGCCCGGCGGGAACGCTGGACCTCAGTCCATTGACGCGCGGCCTTGTCATCGTTTCCGGTACATTGATGACCGCGATCTGCTTTGTCGCGATCGGTCGCGCGATGCTCGGATTGTCCGGCGAATTGCCGCATCTGCGCCATTTCGTCATCGTCTTCCATGTCAGCACGGTGCTGCCTTGCGTACCGCTCGGCCTCTATCTCTTGCTCGCGCCGAAGGGCACGGCATTGCACAAGCAGCTCGGCAAGCTGTGGGTGGCGCTGATGGTGATCACTTCGCTGAGCACGCTCTTTATTCGCCCCGGCATGGAACTAAGCTGGATCCATATTTTCGTGCCGATCACGCTGCGGGCATCATACCTGATCATTGCCAAAGCACGCCGGGGTGACATGAAAGGTCATCGCAACGAGATCGTCAGCCTGTATCTTGGCGCGCTGATGATCCCCGGCATCTGGGCCTTCATTATCAAGGGCCGCCTGATGAACGTTATGCTGCTGGGTAGCTGA
- a CDS encoding Smr/MutS family protein yields MSVPRGLSDEEQAAWARLAQSVTPLDGRVVPNARSEKVERVAPVKTAPEPVVTRRPNPAPGLPSRTPPPPRKHFSSELDSHWNRRLKAGRIAPDYTLDLHGHTLDAAYSRIMSGIDQARAMGARVVLVIAGRERPVDPADRGTRRGAIRAKLLDWLAASHHADSIAAVRRAHIRHGGEGALYLVLRNER; encoded by the coding sequence ATGAGTGTGCCGCGCGGCTTGAGCGATGAAGAGCAGGCGGCATGGGCGCGGCTCGCCCAGAGCGTGACGCCGCTCGACGGACGTGTTGTGCCGAATGCGCGCAGCGAGAAGGTTGAGCGCGTCGCCCCAGTGAAAACCGCCCCAGAGCCGGTAGTGACCCGACGGCCAAATCCAGCTCCCGGTCTCCCATCTCGCACCCCACCTCCTCCGCGCAAGCATTTCTCATCCGAACTCGACTCGCACTGGAACCGTAGGCTGAAGGCAGGGCGAATCGCGCCCGATTACACACTCGATCTCCACGGACATACGCTGGATGCTGCCTATTCGCGGATCATGAGCGGGATCGACCAGGCGAGGGCGATGGGTGCGCGGGTGGTTCTGGTGATCGCGGGGCGCGAGCGCCCGGTCGACCCCGCCGATCGCGGCACCAGGCGCGGCGCGATCCGCGCCAAGCTGCTCGACTGGCTGGCGGCGAGCCATCATGCGGATAGCATTGCGGCTGTGCGCCGTGCGCATATCCGTCATGGGGGAGAGGGCGCGCTCTACCTCGTGCTCCGCAATGAGCGCTGA
- a CDS encoding murein transglycosylase A, with product MRTGTALAIALLLTGCGRLIPEATPPVSNMPAPPAAAVAASAFALGATPLSATYGSRIGNADAAADLEAFLLSCPIATSRDDRSGLTRPSDWNEPCEAAARWPRSRAAEFFSSQFTPVRVGDGAAFATGYFEPQIRGSRTRLASTDVPVYGVPADLVRCWRDGTPQSKRQGRPPLGRRAPDGSCVPYYTRAEIERGALDGKAPVIGYASDPIEFFFLQIQGSGRLVTETGEVIRIGYAGQNGHSYTGIGGVMRERGLFGDGPGQYPGSMQGIMQYLRENPREGADLMRMNESWVFFRELNGEGPLGSIGVPVRARNAVAVDPRFVPYGAPVYLDLDRDEADGIWIAQDTGGAIKGANRFDTFWGAGDDARRIAGGMSGRGEAVILLPRASAERLRTNTSSR from the coding sequence ATGCGCACCGGCACGGCATTGGCAATCGCGCTCTTGCTGACCGGTTGCGGTCGGCTCATCCCCGAGGCAACACCACCGGTCTCGAACATGCCTGCGCCGCCTGCGGCCGCGGTCGCTGCGAGCGCCTTTGCTCTGGGCGCAACCCCGCTCAGCGCGACCTATGGAAGCCGGATTGGTAACGCAGACGCGGCGGCCGATCTGGAGGCCTTCCTGCTCTCGTGCCCTATAGCGACAAGCCGGGATGACCGTTCGGGGCTTACCAGGCCTTCCGACTGGAATGAACCTTGTGAGGCCGCAGCCCGCTGGCCACGCAGCCGTGCTGCCGAATTCTTCTCCAGCCAATTCACACCCGTCCGGGTCGGCGACGGCGCCGCGTTTGCGACCGGCTATTTCGAACCGCAGATCCGGGGCAGTCGCACGCGCCTAGCGTCGACAGATGTTCCCGTCTATGGGGTCCCCGCAGACCTGGTACGGTGCTGGCGAGATGGAACGCCGCAAAGCAAGCGCCAGGGGCGCCCGCCTCTTGGCCGCCGCGCGCCTGATGGCTCCTGCGTACCGTACTACACGCGCGCCGAGATCGAACGAGGCGCGCTCGACGGAAAGGCGCCGGTTATCGGATACGCCAGCGATCCCATCGAATTCTTCTTCCTCCAGATTCAGGGTTCTGGACGGCTCGTGACCGAAACCGGCGAAGTGATCCGCATCGGCTATGCCGGGCAGAACGGACACAGCTACACAGGGATTGGCGGGGTCATGCGCGAGCGCGGCCTCTTCGGCGACGGACCGGGACAGTATCCCGGATCGATGCAGGGGATCATGCAATACCTTCGCGAGAACCCGCGCGAAGGTGCTGACCTCATGCGCATGAACGAAAGCTGGGTCTTCTTCAGAGAACTCAATGGCGAGGGGCCACTGGGCTCTATTGGAGTGCCAGTCCGTGCGCGCAACGCCGTTGCTGTCGATCCGCGCTTCGTTCCCTATGGCGCACCGGTCTATCTTGATCTCGACCGTGATGAGGCGGACGGGATCTGGATCGCACAGGACACCGGTGGCGCGATCAAGGGTGCGAACCGCTTCGACACGTTTTGGGGCGCAGGAGACGATGCTCGCCGGATCGCGGGCGGAATGAGCGGGCGAGGGGAGGCAGTAATCCTGTTGCCGAGAGCAAGCGCAGAACGCCTGCGCACAAATACGTCATCGCGATGA
- a CDS encoding Tim44/TimA family putative adaptor protein, with the protein MIFEIIILAMIAAFLGLRLYSVLGRRAEHEEESIPQRFDPGENRAPNPAQTQTAAPMAPPRVVELEGVMPAVERGIREIAEADRTFDLPSFLEGAKAAYEMVLEAFWKGDRETLRELCDDDVYEGFVAAIEAREAEGHVLENKLIRIEETRIHSASLDNRMARIAVLFVADIAAVTRDKDGNVVAGSLDDAIESRDVWTFSRNVAARDPNWLLDETDEG; encoded by the coding sequence GTGATCTTTGAAATCATCATTCTCGCTATGATCGCCGCATTCCTGGGGCTGCGCCTGTATTCGGTTCTGGGTCGCCGGGCGGAACACGAAGAGGAATCGATCCCGCAACGATTCGATCCCGGCGAGAATCGCGCTCCCAATCCTGCACAGACCCAGACAGCCGCTCCGATGGCTCCGCCACGCGTGGTCGAGCTCGAAGGGGTGATGCCGGCTGTAGAACGTGGGATTCGCGAAATCGCCGAGGCAGACCGGACATTCGACCTGCCAAGCTTCCTGGAAGGCGCGAAAGCCGCGTACGAGATGGTGCTCGAGGCTTTCTGGAAAGGCGACCGCGAGACACTCCGAGAGCTCTGCGACGATGATGTCTACGAAGGCTTCGTTGCAGCGATCGAAGCGCGCGAGGCGGAAGGTCATGTGCTTGAAAACAAGCTGATCCGGATCGAGGAAACCCGCATCCATTCGGCGTCGCTCGACAATCGCATGGCGCGGATCGCGGTGCTGTTCGTCGCCGATATCGCTGCCGTCACCCGCGACAAGGATGGCAATGTCGTCGCCGGGTCGCTCGACGATGCAATCGAGAGCCGCGATGTGTGGACCTTCTCGCGCAACGTCGCCGCGCGCGATCCCAACTGGCTGCTAGACGAGACCGACGAGGGTTAG
- the secB gene encoding protein-export chaperone SecB, with product MADEGDILQNLDNQNAVPNGADNQPSAAIITQYVKDLSVENPNSPAVFQWQEQPKIDVQFNIGTEAVSDEVHEVSLKINITATGEQGTFYIVELAYCGLVGIRNVPEEQAHAFLFAEAPRILFPFARRVVSDAVRDAGFPPLLLDPIDFNGLYIQQLQQTRAQEAAGQGGATPPAESDA from the coding sequence ATGGCCGACGAAGGCGATATCCTCCAGAACCTCGACAATCAGAATGCAGTTCCGAACGGCGCTGACAACCAGCCGTCGGCTGCTATCATCACGCAATATGTGAAGGATCTCTCGGTCGAGAATCCGAATTCGCCGGCGGTATTCCAGTGGCAGGAACAGCCAAAGATCGATGTGCAGTTCAACATCGGCACCGAAGCGGTGAGCGATGAAGTCCACGAGGTCTCGCTCAAGATCAACATCACCGCAACCGGCGAACAGGGCACGTTCTACATCGTTGAGTTGGCCTATTGCGGCCTCGTCGGCATCCGAAACGTTCCCGAAGAGCAAGCCCACGCGTTTCTTTTCGCCGAAGCACCGCGCATTCTCTTCCCGTTCGCGCGCCGCGTCGTGTCCGATGCCGTTCGCGATGCAGGCTTCCCGCCTTTGCTGCTCGACCCGATCGACTTCAACGGGCTCTACATTCAGCAGCTGCAGCAGACCCGCGCGCAGGAAGCCGCAGGCCAAGGTGGCGCGACGCCGCCGGCTGAAAGCGACGCGTAA
- the murJ gene encoding murein biosynthesis integral membrane protein MurJ, which translates to MSLLKNVGTIGGLTAVSRVFGFVRDILIARVLGATAMGDAWQLAFMLPNLFRRLFAEGAFASAFVPLFNRRLKEDGDMSEAERFSTAVLAVLLPILIVFGGIAMLAMPWVVEFFVTEGLADDPRNLDIAILMARITFPYLMFMSIATLIAAVLNSLSRFAAAAAAPVLLNICLIAALAYGLTLDADIEGRRMTAQAMAWALSLSGLLQVVWLGFFMRRAGFRLRLAFPKMTPGVKELGVLVVPAIFGAGVYQISRFVDLFFLSTLPVGSYTYLQMADRWNQLPLGIIGIALGTAILPALSRYLSREEDEEASRLQSNAIELAMLLTVPCAVALFFTGTAFVRVFMAGQAFTQGDATVTGMVVQGLVIGLPAYVLVKVLTPNFFARKDTRTPVYTAAASLVVTIGLNILLVPRIGVVGLAIAGAVGAWCNIALLGGILHARNFYRLPTRLIGRLVRIIIAAALMGAALWLLMPHIDAWFTGTILEKAGGIAAILGVGAVSYGLGAVILGVLDKSTVQRLMRRQG; encoded by the coding sequence ATGAGCCTGCTCAAGAATGTCGGAACGATAGGCGGGCTGACTGCGGTCAGCCGCGTCTTCGGTTTTGTCCGCGATATCCTCATTGCACGCGTGCTCGGCGCGACCGCAATGGGCGATGCGTGGCAGTTAGCCTTCATGCTACCCAACCTCTTCCGCCGCCTGTTCGCGGAAGGGGCTTTCGCAAGCGCGTTCGTCCCACTCTTCAACCGGCGGCTGAAGGAAGACGGCGACATGAGCGAGGCGGAGAGGTTCTCCACCGCGGTGCTCGCCGTGCTGTTGCCGATCCTGATCGTATTCGGCGGCATCGCAATGCTGGCCATGCCCTGGGTGGTCGAGTTCTTCGTGACCGAAGGGCTCGCGGACGATCCACGCAATCTCGACATCGCGATTCTCATGGCGCGCATAACCTTCCCCTATTTGATGTTTATGAGCATCGCGACATTGATTGCGGCAGTGCTCAACTCGCTGTCGCGGTTTGCCGCCGCCGCAGCCGCTCCGGTTTTACTGAACATCTGTCTTATCGCGGCGCTCGCCTACGGACTGACGCTCGATGCCGATATCGAGGGACGTCGCATGACGGCGCAGGCAATGGCTTGGGCCTTGTCGCTTTCGGGTTTGCTGCAAGTCGTCTGGCTCGGCTTCTTCATGCGGCGCGCTGGCTTCCGCCTTAGGCTCGCCTTTCCAAAGATGACGCCGGGGGTAAAGGAGCTGGGCGTGCTCGTAGTTCCGGCGATATTCGGCGCTGGGGTGTACCAGATCAGCCGCTTCGTCGACCTGTTCTTCCTGTCGACGTTGCCGGTCGGGAGCTACACCTACCTTCAAATGGCTGACCGGTGGAACCAGCTGCCGCTCGGCATTATCGGCATCGCGCTCGGGACCGCGATCCTTCCCGCACTTTCGCGCTATTTGTCGCGCGAAGAGGATGAGGAGGCCTCGCGCCTGCAATCAAACGCAATCGAACTCGCCATGCTGCTCACGGTGCCGTGCGCAGTCGCTCTTTTCTTCACAGGCACTGCCTTCGTGCGGGTCTTCATGGCGGGTCAGGCCTTCACGCAAGGAGATGCGACGGTGACGGGCATGGTCGTTCAAGGCCTTGTGATCGGTCTCCCGGCCTATGTGCTCGTCAAGGTTCTCACGCCCAACTTCTTTGCGAGGAAAGACACCCGCACTCCAGTATACACCGCAGCGGCCAGTTTGGTGGTCACCATCGGCCTAAATATCCTGCTCGTGCCACGCATCGGGGTGGTCGGACTCGCGATAGCAGGTGCGGTTGGGGCGTGGTGCAACATTGCCCTGCTCGGCGGTATCTTGCATGCGCGGAATTTTTACCGACTGCCGACGCGTTTGATCGGCAGGTTGGTACGGATCATCATCGCAGCAGCGCTGATGGGCGCAGCACTATGGTTGCTGATGCCGCACATCGATGCGTGGTTCACCGGTACAATTCTTGAAAAAGCGGGCGGCATTGCCGCGATCCTTGGCGTGGGTGCCGTCAGCTATGGCCTTGGAGCCGTTATCCTCGGCGTCCTCGACAAAAGCACCGTCCAGCGCCTAATGCGCCGCCAAGGTTAG